A stretch of the Geovibrio thiophilus genome encodes the following:
- the rpoZ gene encoding DNA-directed RNA polymerase subunit omega, whose protein sequence is MPMLDIEKRIKDDKMKSRFKLVRLAGIRAKQLNRMKDGDIPAKLERYHKVTTNALDEIIEKAIDFEETDG, encoded by the coding sequence ATGCCAATGCTCGACATTGAGAAGAGAATTAAGGATGACAAGATGAAAAGCCGCTTTAAGCTTGTGAGACTTGCCGGCATCCGCGCGAAACAGCTTAACAGAATGAAGGACGGTGACATACCTGCCAAGCTTGAGAGATACCACAAAGTTACAACTAACGCTCTTGATGAAATAATCGAGAAAGCAATAGACTTCGAGGAGACAGATGGCTAA
- the acnA gene encoding aconitate hydratase AcnA: protein MLKSDYKKILETSKGKVVMYDITKLEKNGLANIKRLPYSIRVLVENMLRKLDGHIVTEEDVLDVANWKPTYDAPKEIPYHPARVIMQDYTGIPGIVDLAAMRDAVNEAGKNPSVINPLVPVDLIVDHSVQVDYFGSEDSLDKNVDCEYRRNGERYAVLKWAQKAFLNVRIVPPSSGICHQVNLEYLGKVIDTRQIDGETVAICDTLVGTDSHTPMINAIGVMGWGVGGIEAEAVMLGQPYYMPIPEVIGLKLTGTIAEGITGTDVILTITELLRKHKVVEKFVEAFGPGIKALKIPDRATISNMSPEFGATMTFFPVDAETLRYLRFTGRVEEADLVEKYTKANGLFYDDSVTPEYTKVVELDLSTIKPCVAGPARPQDRIILKDLPKVMDDYAGKGAEVPLTLQGENFTLKNGSVVIAAITSCTNTSNPFVMIGAGLVAKKAVMRGLRVPAYVKTSLAPGSKVVTDYLEKSGLMPYLQALRFHTAGFGCTTCIGNSGPLHPIIEKTVKDNKMSVAAVLSGNRNFEARIHANVRANFLASPMLVVAYALAGTVNINMDTDPIAFNPNDEPVYLKDIWPTSEEIWALVESSLSSDDYLKEYGRILEGDKFWAALSANQSEIFDWQKDSTYIRRPPFFEGFKPVPAPITDIRNARVIALLGDSVTTDHISPAGSIMPDYPAGQYLIAHGNAKDDFNSYGSRRGNHEVMMRGTFGNVRIKNKLVEPKEGGYTKYVPTGEEMFIYDASMKYIESGIPTVILGGKEYGTGSSRDWAAKGTKLLGIRAVIAESFERIHRSNLAGMGVLPLVFKNDQGWKNLGLDGSETFTIEGLPDVTPRCTIKVKAVKPDGKVTEFDTMCRLDTDIEIEYFKHGGILDFVLRKLMI, encoded by the coding sequence ATGCTCAAATCGGATTACAAGAAGATTCTGGAAACCTCAAAGGGCAAAGTCGTCATGTACGACATTACCAAGCTGGAGAAGAACGGTCTGGCAAATATCAAAAGACTCCCCTACTCCATCAGGGTTCTTGTTGAAAATATGCTCAGAAAGCTTGACGGGCATATTGTCACCGAAGAGGATGTTCTGGATGTGGCGAACTGGAAGCCCACATACGATGCTCCGAAGGAAATTCCGTATCACCCTGCAAGGGTTATAATGCAGGATTACACAGGCATACCCGGCATAGTTGATCTCGCCGCAATGAGAGACGCAGTTAATGAAGCGGGCAAAAATCCTTCCGTTATCAATCCGCTTGTCCCTGTGGATCTCATCGTTGACCACTCCGTTCAGGTGGACTATTTCGGCAGTGAGGACAGTCTTGATAAAAACGTTGACTGTGAATACAGACGCAACGGCGAACGCTACGCTGTGCTCAAGTGGGCTCAGAAAGCGTTTCTCAATGTACGCATAGTTCCGCCCAGCTCGGGGATCTGTCATCAGGTGAACCTTGAGTATCTCGGCAAAGTGATTGACACACGCCAGATAGACGGCGAGACGGTAGCCATTTGCGATACTCTGGTCGGCACAGACTCACACACGCCCATGATCAACGCAATCGGAGTCATGGGCTGGGGTGTCGGGGGAATCGAGGCAGAGGCGGTAATGCTCGGTCAGCCTTACTATATGCCCATTCCCGAGGTTATAGGGCTTAAGCTCACAGGAACAATCGCCGAAGGAATCACCGGAACGGATGTTATCCTTACAATAACCGAGCTCCTCCGGAAGCATAAAGTGGTTGAGAAATTTGTTGAGGCCTTCGGTCCCGGCATAAAAGCCCTTAAAATACCGGACAGAGCCACAATATCCAACATGAGTCCTGAGTTCGGCGCTACAATGACATTTTTCCCTGTTGACGCAGAAACACTGCGTTATCTCCGATTCACAGGCAGAGTCGAAGAAGCTGATCTTGTTGAGAAATATACCAAAGCGAACGGACTTTTCTATGATGATTCCGTTACGCCCGAATATACCAAGGTAGTTGAGCTTGACCTTTCCACTATTAAACCATGTGTCGCCGGTCCTGCCAGACCTCAGGACAGGATAATCCTTAAAGATCTGCCTAAAGTCATGGACGACTACGCCGGCAAAGGCGCGGAAGTACCGCTCACTCTTCAGGGTGAAAACTTTACGCTTAAAAACGGTTCCGTTGTCATAGCCGCCATCACTTCATGTACAAACACATCAAACCCGTTTGTTATGATTGGCGCCGGACTGGTGGCGAAGAAAGCCGTGATGAGGGGACTGCGTGTTCCCGCATATGTGAAGACAAGCTTAGCCCCGGGCTCAAAGGTAGTCACCGACTATCTTGAAAAATCGGGTCTCATGCCTTACCTTCAGGCGCTTAGATTCCATACCGCAGGGTTCGGCTGTACCACCTGCATAGGCAACTCCGGTCCGCTTCATCCTATCATCGAAAAAACAGTTAAGGACAATAAAATGTCCGTAGCCGCAGTTCTTTCCGGCAACAGAAACTTTGAGGCGCGCATTCACGCCAATGTCCGTGCGAATTTCCTCGCCTCGCCGATGCTTGTTGTGGCTTATGCTCTCGCCGGAACCGTAAACATCAACATGGACACCGACCCCATAGCCTTCAACCCGAATGATGAGCCCGTGTATCTCAAAGACATATGGCCTACATCGGAAGAGATATGGGCTCTTGTGGAATCAAGCCTTTCCAGCGATGACTACCTCAAGGAATACGGACGTATACTCGAAGGAGACAAGTTCTGGGCTGCGCTTTCCGCCAACCAGAGCGAAATCTTCGACTGGCAGAAGGACTCCACGTACATCCGCAGACCTCCATTCTTTGAAGGCTTCAAACCGGTGCCTGCTCCCATAACGGACATAAGAAACGCAAGAGTGATAGCGCTGCTCGGAGATTCGGTAACCACAGACCACATCAGCCCCGCAGGTTCGATAATGCCCGATTATCCCGCAGGCCAGTATCTCATAGCCCACGGCAACGCCAAGGATGACTTCAACTCCTACGGCTCCAGAAGGGGCAACCATGAGGTTATGATGCGCGGAACATTCGGCAATGTGAGGATCAAAAACAAGCTCGTGGAGCCGAAAGAAGGCGGATATACAAAATATGTGCCCACAGGCGAAGAGATGTTCATCTATGACGCCTCAATGAAATACATTGAATCAGGAATACCTACAGTTATCCTCGGTGGCAAGGAATACGGCACAGGTTCATCCCGTGACTGGGCAGCGAAGGGAACCAAGCTTCTGGGAATAAGGGCTGTCATAGCCGAAAGTTTTGAGAGAATACACAGAAGCAACCTTGCGGGAATGGGCGTTCTGCCGCTGGTCTTTAAGAATGATCAGGGCTGGAAAAACCTAGGTCTGGACGGTTCGGAGACCTTCACAATAGAAGGATTGCCCGACGTAACCCCCAGATGCACAATTAAAGTGAAGGCTGTTAAGCCGGACGGCAAGGTGACTGAGTTTGACACCATGTGCAGACTTGACACCGACATAGAGATCGAATACTTCAAACACGGCGGAATTCTGGATTTCGTTTTAAGAAAACTGATGATCTGA
- a CDS encoding YicC/YloC family endoribonuclease, which translates to MGIKSMTGYGKGISVSESCDIKIEIKSVNSKYLDLNIRMPKYLSFIEISVKNLIRERLERGKVDVFVDVSLKKSQYKPKLNKELLQGYINALNAAKDEFSLDGSLSLDHVISLPDVIGTEEDDSLGDTAGKVLMDALKAALDGLEAMRMNEGQALKADLLERIAILEEMNREIDENRKDVYNYWYDKYTARVRELLPEGFSDERIIQEAALYAERSDISEEVTRIYAHAEHMRQIVNSKTACGKKLDFLCQEFNREFNTIGSKSSKIGIINNVVRAKSELDRIREQVQNIV; encoded by the coding sequence ATGGGCATAAAAAGTATGACAGGCTACGGAAAAGGTATTTCCGTTTCAGAGAGCTGCGATATAAAGATCGAGATAAAGAGTGTGAACAGCAAGTATCTTGATCTTAACATCAGAATGCCCAAATATCTATCCTTTATCGAAATTTCAGTGAAAAACCTCATAAGGGAACGCCTTGAAAGAGGGAAGGTTGATGTCTTTGTTGATGTAAGTCTTAAAAAATCACAGTATAAGCCGAAGCTTAACAAAGAACTTCTTCAGGGATATATCAACGCGCTTAACGCCGCTAAGGATGAGTTTTCGCTTGACGGAAGCCTTTCTCTGGATCATGTTATCTCCCTTCCTGACGTTATCGGGACGGAAGAGGACGACAGCCTCGGCGATACGGCGGGCAAGGTGCTTATGGACGCTCTGAAAGCAGCCCTTGACGGGCTGGAAGCCATGAGAATGAACGAAGGACAGGCGCTTAAGGCGGATCTCCTTGAACGTATAGCGATTCTGGAAGAAATGAATCGTGAGATTGATGAAAACCGCAAAGATGTTTATAATTACTGGTATGATAAGTATACGGCAAGGGTCAGGGAGCTTCTGCCTGAAGGCTTCTCCGACGAGAGGATAATTCAGGAAGCCGCTCTTTACGCTGAAAGAAGCGATATAAGCGAAGAAGTTACCCGGATATACGCCCACGCTGAGCATATGCGGCAGATAGTGAATTCCAAAACCGCCTGCGGCAAAAAGCTGGACTTCCTCTGTCAGGAGTTCAACAGGGAGTTCAATACAATCGGCTCAAAAAGCAGTAAAATAGGCATAATCAATAATGTTGTCAGGGCTAAAAGCGAGCTTGACAGAATCCGCGAGCAGGTGCAGAACATTGTATGA
- a CDS encoding slipin family protein produces MFPSLGVLVLLAVVLLANSVRVLKEYERGVIFRLGRFSGVRGPGLIILIPVLEKMAKVNLRTVVMDVPPQDIITKDNVSVKVNAVIYFRILKPENAVLEVEDYYYATSQLAQTTLRSILGQFELDDLLSNREQINDELQTVIDKQTDPWGVKVSSVEMKHVDLPSEMQRAMAKQAEAERERRAKIIHAQGEMQSAEKLAEASEIMSKNPVTIQLRYLQTLTEIASEKNSTIVFPLPIDLISKFMDRLPK; encoded by the coding sequence ATGTTTCCATCCTTAGGCGTGCTGGTGCTCTTAGCAGTCGTATTGCTGGCAAACTCTGTCAGAGTGCTTAAAGAATACGAGCGCGGGGTTATTTTCCGGCTCGGAAGATTTTCCGGCGTAAGAGGTCCCGGGCTTATCATCCTGATACCCGTTCTGGAGAAAATGGCAAAGGTTAACCTCCGTACGGTGGTCATGGACGTTCCTCCGCAGGATATAATCACAAAAGACAATGTTTCCGTTAAAGTCAACGCGGTTATCTATTTCCGGATTCTCAAGCCTGAAAATGCTGTTCTTGAAGTAGAGGATTACTACTACGCCACAAGCCAGCTCGCGCAGACAACCCTGAGAAGCATTCTGGGTCAGTTTGAGCTTGATGACCTTCTCTCCAACCGTGAGCAGATCAACGATGAACTTCAGACAGTTATCGATAAGCAGACCGACCCTTGGGGGGTTAAGGTCAGTTCCGTTGAGATGAAGCATGTAGACCTGCCCAGCGAAATGCAGAGAGCTATGGCGAAACAGGCGGAAGCCGAAAGGGAAAGAAGAGCCAAAATCATACACGCTCAAGGTGAAATGCAGTCTGCGGAAAAGCTCGCCGAGGCAAGCGAGATAATGTCCAAAAACCCTGTTACAATACAGTTAAGATATTTGCAGACACTCACGGAGATAGCATCCGAAAAGAACTCAACTATTGTGTTCCCGCTGCCTATTGATCTGATAAGCAAGTTTATGGATAGATTACCCAAGTAG
- a CDS encoding acetyl-CoA hydrolase/transferase C-terminal domain-containing protein — MSELQSRVRDKSLHHLFMKPEDTIKFFKDADNRVMDLGWSGFTPVGYPKVVPIALADYVEKNSLQGKWKFNLFIGASVGSETENRWATLDMIDRRWPYQTGKDIGKGINSGKIRMGDKHLSMFAQDLRYGFYTKDRGGKLDVAIIEATAITENGDIILAGSVGAAPEIIDIADKIIIEINTGMPSLEGMHDIMMTDLPPYRKIIPITDVRQRCGTPFVPTNKSKIVAIVESKLPDNGRALRGTDDVAQAIADNIVDFFSHEVKAGRLPKNLLPLQSGVGSIANAVVGGLTASPFEDLVVFTEVLQDTFLPFLDSGKCKYINCTSLSLSAEGFKEWWEKFEFYKDKVLMRPQQISNNPELIRRLGVIGMNTPLEFDIYAHANSTCAGGTKMLNGIGGSGDFLRNAYLSIMHCPSVRESKTDEFGISGVVTKAPHVDHTEADLDVLVTEQGLADLRGLAPKDRAREIIKKCAHPAYKDYLTDYLERSEKATGYHHEPHILSEAYKMHINLAENGTMRFWNK; from the coding sequence ATGTCTGAACTTCAGAGCAGGGTTCGTGATAAGAGCCTTCACCATCTTTTTATGAAACCTGAGGACACTATCAAGTTTTTCAAAGATGCCGACAACAGGGTTATGGATCTCGGCTGGTCCGGTTTCACACCAGTTGGCTATCCTAAAGTTGTACCCATTGCCCTTGCTGACTATGTTGAAAAAAACAGCCTTCAGGGAAAATGGAAGTTCAACCTTTTCATAGGCGCGTCAGTCGGTTCTGAAACCGAAAACAGATGGGCAACACTCGATATGATCGACAGAAGATGGCCGTACCAGACGGGTAAGGACATCGGAAAGGGGATCAACTCCGGTAAAATCAGAATGGGCGACAAACACCTCTCCATGTTCGCTCAGGATCTCAGATACGGCTTCTACACCAAAGACAGAGGCGGTAAGCTTGACGTTGCCATCATTGAGGCAACCGCAATCACGGAAAACGGTGATATAATCCTTGCCGGTTCTGTGGGTGCTGCTCCTGAAATCATTGACATAGCTGATAAAATAATCATCGAAATCAATACCGGCATGCCCTCTCTGGAAGGTATGCACGACATTATGATGACAGATCTTCCTCCTTACAGAAAGATCATCCCCATCACTGACGTGCGTCAGCGCTGCGGAACGCCCTTTGTTCCCACAAATAAAAGCAAAATCGTTGCTATAGTTGAGTCCAAGCTTCCTGACAACGGACGCGCGCTCAGAGGAACTGACGATGTTGCTCAGGCTATCGCCGACAACATAGTTGACTTCTTCAGCCACGAAGTGAAAGCCGGACGTCTGCCTAAAAACCTTCTGCCTCTTCAGTCAGGCGTCGGTTCAATCGCAAATGCGGTTGTGGGCGGTCTTACAGCTTCTCCCTTTGAGGATCTCGTTGTTTTCACAGAAGTTCTTCAGGACACTTTCCTTCCCTTCCTTGACTCCGGAAAGTGCAAATACATCAACTGCACATCTCTTTCACTTTCAGCGGAAGGCTTCAAAGAGTGGTGGGAAAAATTCGAGTTCTACAAAGACAAAGTTCTTATGAGACCTCAGCAGATCTCCAACAACCCCGAACTTATCAGAAGACTCGGCGTTATAGGCATGAACACTCCCCTTGAGTTCGACATATACGCTCACGCCAACTCAACCTGCGCAGGCGGTACAAAAATGCTTAACGGTATCGGCGGTTCCGGAGACTTCCTCAGAAACGCTTACCTGTCTATCATGCACTGCCCGTCAGTCCGTGAGTCCAAAACTGACGAATTCGGTATATCAGGCGTTGTTACAAAAGCTCCCCACGTTGACCACACCGAGGCGGATCTTGACGTTCTGGTTACAGAACAGGGTCTTGCTGACCTTCGCGGACTCGCTCCGAAGGACAGAGCGCGCGAAATCATCAAAAAATGCGCTCACCCCGCTTACAAAGATTATCTCACTGACTACCTTGAGAGATCGGAGAAGGCGACCGGTTATCACCATGAACCCCACATACTCTCCGAAGCGTACAAAATGCACATCAACCTTGCCGAAAACGGCACAATGCGCTTCTGGAACAAATAA
- a CDS encoding uracil-DNA glycosylase: protein MSSFGKNPIEEIYGVSHILKPAVPAKQETEDDMKTLAEKVAVCEKCGLSKGRTNSVFSDGDENADLMFIGEGPGYDEDMQGKPFVGKAGKLLTKMIEAMQFKREEVYIANIVKCRPPDNRAPFREEAEACIPYLYRQIEYVKPKVIVCLGSVATQYLLKTTASISKIRGEFVDMNGIMVMPTYHPAYLLRSPNMKKPAWDDLQKVMSVLGKKS from the coding sequence ATGAGCTCCTTCGGCAAAAACCCGATAGAGGAAATATACGGCGTCAGCCACATTCTGAAACCTGCCGTTCCCGCAAAACAGGAGACTGAGGACGATATGAAAACCCTTGCGGAAAAAGTCGCCGTTTGTGAGAAATGCGGACTTTCCAAAGGGAGAACAAACTCAGTTTTTTCCGACGGTGATGAAAACGCCGATCTGATGTTTATCGGCGAGGGACCCGGCTATGACGAGGATATGCAGGGTAAGCCTTTCGTGGGTAAAGCCGGTAAGCTGCTCACAAAAATGATTGAGGCTATGCAGTTTAAGCGTGAGGAAGTTTATATCGCTAACATAGTCAAATGCCGTCCGCCCGATAACCGAGCTCCCTTCAGAGAGGAGGCGGAAGCCTGTATCCCGTACCTTTACCGTCAGATAGAGTATGTTAAGCCGAAGGTCATTGTCTGTCTCGGCAGCGTGGCAACTCAGTACCTGCTTAAAACCACGGCGAGCATTTCCAAAATAAGGGGCGAATTTGTTGATATGAACGGAATAATGGTCATGCCGACTTATCATCCTGCTTATCTTCTCCGCAGTCCGAACATGAAAAAGCCGGCTTGGGATGACCTTCAGAAGGTTATGTCTGTTCTTGGCAAAAAAAGTTAG
- a CDS encoding nitrilase-related carbon-nitrogen hydrolase: MRVLSLQLPMILGDMKSNRDKFLSVLSEVIDEQPSIIILPEMWATGFDYENLNRFSRQTEEICNDISERLNENTLVISTLPEWNYNKVYNTVYAVSSSGVIASYRKNFLFTPLNEHVYIDNGKGITVFEFMGVRVGLLLCYEIRFPELFRMTARAGAELITVPAVWGAMKKDHWLTLLRARAIENQCYIAGCNTSVMHGRKDMPCGYSAMFDPWGEAVYEPAPEEGVYTGIAEPAKVAEIREKIPSFNDALNAFVIERKN; the protein is encoded by the coding sequence ATGCGGGTACTATCTCTTCAGCTTCCGATGATTCTCGGGGATATGAAATCCAACAGGGACAAATTCCTATCTGTTTTGTCGGAAGTTATTGATGAACAACCTTCAATTATTATCCTGCCTGAGATGTGGGCGACAGGTTTCGACTATGAGAATCTTAACAGATTCAGCAGGCAGACTGAAGAGATTTGTAACGATATTTCCGAAAGGCTTAATGAAAATACGCTGGTAATTTCTACTCTGCCGGAATGGAATTATAACAAGGTTTATAACACGGTATATGCGGTTTCATCCTCAGGTGTTATAGCCTCCTATCGCAAGAATTTTCTGTTTACCCCTCTGAATGAGCATGTATATATCGATAACGGTAAAGGTATTACTGTTTTTGAATTCATGGGTGTCAGGGTCGGGCTTCTCCTCTGCTATGAAATCCGTTTTCCCGAGCTTTTCCGCATGACTGCCCGTGCCGGAGCGGAGCTTATAACCGTTCCCGCTGTATGGGGCGCAATGAAAAAGGATCACTGGCTGACACTTCTGCGCGCACGTGCCATAGAGAACCAGTGCTATATAGCCGGATGTAATACCAGCGTTATGCACGGCCGCAAGGATATGCCCTGCGGCTATTCCGCCATGTTTGACCCATGGGGCGAGGCGGTTTATGAGCCTGCGCCTGAGGAAGGTGTGTACACCGGCATTGCGGAGCCTGCGAAGGTTGCAGAGATAAGAGAAAAGATTCCGAGTTTCAACGATGCTTTAAACGCTTTTGTAATAGAGAGAAAAAACTAA
- the gmk gene encoding guanylate kinase produces the protein MYDRKRFRQGKLFVVSAPSGAGKTTLCSKLLENNKALRYSISYTTRKPRFDEAHAADYFFVDVPEFRRMIDEGEFIEWAEVHGNYYGTSRRTVEGIIDEGGDVLLDIDPQGARQLKATLGYGVYIFITAPSIKELEKRLRNRRTEPEDVMRLRLDNARKELRLFSEYDYIIMNRDFEEAYKHLESVYIAEHLRTKDVRDIYELMEEEE, from the coding sequence TTGTATGACAGAAAAAGATTCAGGCAGGGCAAGCTTTTTGTGGTGAGCGCTCCCAGCGGAGCGGGCAAGACTACCCTGTGCAGTAAGCTTCTGGAAAACAACAAGGCGCTTCGGTACTCCATTTCGTACACCACCAGAAAACCCAGATTTGATGAAGCGCACGCGGCGGACTATTTCTTCGTTGATGTCCCTGAGTTCAGACGCATGATTGATGAAGGCGAATTTATCGAATGGGCTGAGGTGCACGGCAACTATTACGGCACCTCAAGACGCACTGTTGAAGGCATAATAGACGAAGGCGGCGACGTTCTGCTTGATATAGATCCGCAGGGCGCACGTCAGCTTAAAGCCACTCTCGGCTATGGCGTATATATATTCATAACCGCTCCCAGTATTAAGGAACTTGAAAAACGCCTTAGAAACCGCCGAACCGAACCGGAAGACGTTATGCGGCTTCGCCTTGATAATGCCCGCAAAGAACTTCGCCTTTTCAGCGAATATGACTATATTATAATGAACAGAGACTTTGAAGAAGCATACAAACATCTTGAATCAGTCTATATTGCCGAACATCTCAGGACAAAAGATGTCAGGGACATATACGAGTTGATGGAAGAGGAGGAGTAG
- a CDS encoding radical SAM/SPASM domain-containing protein has product MSKQWELKWMAWEVTRKCNMNCVHCRSNSTIESAEGNLTFDKCQSLMDEIGEHAKPVIVISGGEPLLRKDVFDIAAYGTEKGFRMAMATNGMLVDDEVCKNMKQSGIRIVSLSLDGATKDVHDNFRGQEGAYESVMNAAEYFRKHEIKFIVNSSFTKRNQNQIEGTYKLAKKIGATAWYMFLIVPTGRGEEVMKELVSKEDYEDLLNWHYDMEREEQDILVRPTCAPQYYRIWHERSKAEGLDPERRSLSFGTGGGKGCIAGQSICLLNHEGDVYPCSYFPMAAGNVFKQGFWEIWNNSELFRDMRSFKDYEGKCGVCKYLGVCGGCRARSYAVSGSYMEEEPFCDYIPTNYKPCG; this is encoded by the coding sequence ATGAGCAAACAGTGGGAACTTAAATGGATGGCATGGGAAGTAACCAGAAAATGCAACATGAATTGCGTTCACTGCCGTTCAAATTCAACAATAGAGTCTGCGGAGGGCAACCTCACGTTTGACAAATGCCAATCTCTCATGGATGAGATAGGCGAGCACGCCAAACCGGTTATAGTTATCTCCGGCGGCGAACCCCTTTTAAGAAAAGATGTTTTCGATATAGCCGCATACGGCACTGAAAAAGGTTTCCGTATGGCAATGGCGACAAACGGCATGCTTGTGGATGATGAAGTCTGTAAAAATATGAAGCAGTCCGGCATCCGCATAGTCTCCCTCAGCCTTGATGGAGCAACAAAAGATGTGCACGACAACTTCCGTGGTCAGGAAGGCGCATACGAAAGCGTGATGAACGCTGCGGAGTATTTCAGAAAGCATGAGATCAAGTTCATAGTTAACTCATCCTTCACTAAAAGGAATCAGAACCAGATAGAGGGCACATACAAGCTTGCCAAGAAGATCGGCGCTACTGCGTGGTACATGTTCCTTATCGTTCCCACCGGAAGAGGGGAAGAGGTTATGAAGGAGCTTGTTTCCAAAGAGGATTACGAAGACCTCCTCAACTGGCACTACGACATGGAGCGTGAGGAGCAGGATATACTCGTCCGTCCCACATGCGCGCCTCAGTACTACCGCATATGGCATGAGCGCAGCAAGGCGGAAGGGCTTGATCCCGAACGCAGAAGCCTTTCCTTCGGCACAGGCGGCGGCAAAGGCTGTATAGCCGGACAGTCTATCTGTCTTCTCAACCACGAGGGGGATGTTTACCCTTGCTCATACTTCCCCATGGCTGCCGGAAATGTTTTCAAGCAGGGCTTCTGGGAGATATGGAACAACTCCGAGCTTTTCAGGGATATGCGCAGCTTCAAGGACTATGAAGGCAAATGCGGCGTCTGTAAATATCTGGGCGTATGCGGCGGATGCCGTGCCAGATCATACGCAGTCAGCGGATCATATATGGAAGAGGAACCTTTCTGCGATTATATTCCGACTAACTATAAACCCTGCGGCTGA
- the coaBC gene encoding bifunctional phosphopantothenoylcysteine decarboxylase/phosphopantothenate--cysteine ligase CoaBC, with protein MANILIGVSGGIACYKIPTLCRLFKKEGHDVKVILTENASKFVTPLTFESVTGNRAYTGEFDPGLDPEIIEHIDLAGWADKFVIAPATANLTAKAACGIADNLLTSTLLVYTKPVIFVPAMNTNMFNHPATQENLKTLEKRGHIIIEPDSGELACGTSGKGRMKEPEELFRLIEGERPLAGLRVLVTAGATVEPIDPVRYISNYSSGKMGLAVASKARELGAEVKVIAGSISADCSEFDTVYVKSAEDMLNAVREHVGSCDILIKAAAVADYAPVEAAVQKIKKNDGELVIRLKKNPDILKEIAPLKKHSQVFCGFAAESENLNKNAIRKLNEKKLDMIVANDISRKDIGFGSDDNEAEIFFADGSSEHFSKGSKKLLAEMILIRAAGLLK; from the coding sequence ATGGCTAACATTCTCATCGGAGTGAGCGGAGGAATTGCCTGCTACAAGATACCCACCCTTTGCAGGCTGTTTAAAAAAGAAGGGCATGACGTTAAGGTGATCCTTACCGAGAATGCCTCAAAATTTGTCACTCCGCTTACCTTTGAGTCTGTAACCGGAAACAGAGCCTACACGGGTGAGTTTGATCCGGGGCTTGATCCGGAAATCATTGAACATATTGACCTTGCAGGCTGGGCGGATAAATTTGTCATTGCTCCCGCAACGGCTAATCTTACAGCAAAGGCGGCTTGCGGCATTGCTGACAATCTTCTTACGTCCACTCTGCTGGTGTATACAAAACCCGTAATCTTTGTTCCTGCCATGAATACAAATATGTTCAATCATCCCGCTACTCAGGAAAATCTCAAAACCCTTGAGAAAAGAGGACACATCATCATAGAACCGGACAGCGGCGAACTTGCGTGCGGAACAAGCGGCAAGGGCAGAATGAAGGAGCCGGAGGAGCTTTTCAGGCTTATAGAAGGGGAACGCCCGCTTGCGGGTCTTCGTGTTTTGGTTACAGCCGGAGCCACTGTCGAGCCTATTGACCCTGTCCGCTACATCTCCAACTACTCCAGCGGTAAAATGGGACTCGCAGTTGCCTCAAAGGCGAGGGAACTCGGGGCCGAGGTGAAGGTGATCGCAGGGAGCATAAGCGCTGACTGCTCAGAGTTTGACACTGTTTATGTGAAATCCGCAGAGGATATGCTGAACGCCGTGAGGGAACATGTCGGCTCATGCGATATTCTCATAAAAGCCGCTGCCGTGGCGGATTATGCTCCGGTAGAAGCCGCAGTGCAGAAAATCAAGAAGAATGACGGAGAGCTTGTTATCCGCCTGAAAAAAAATCCCGATATTTTAAAAGAGATCGCACCTCTGAAAAAGCACTCTCAGGTGTTCTGCGGTTTTGCTGCGGAGAGTGAAAACCTCAATAAAAACGCGATCCGGAAACTTAATGAAAAGAAGCTGGATATGATTGTCGCAAACGATATTTCCAGAAAAGATATAGGCTTCGGCTCTGATGACAATGAGGCGGAGATCTTCTTCGCGGACGGTTCATCCGAACACTTCAGTAAAGGCTCCAAAAAACTGCTTGCCGAAATGATTCTTATACGCGCGGCAGGGCTTCTGAAATGA